The segment CACGACCTCCCGCGCGAAGTCCGACTGCACGTCGCCCGCGGCGACATCGCCCCGACCGCCGCGAAACACGTCGCGCGCCTCGCCGGCGAAGCCCGCTTTCTCCTCGCATGGGCCGTCCTCGACGCCGACCTCACCGTCCGCGACGTCCGCTCGATCGCGAGCGCCGTCGACGACGACACCCCAATCGACGCCGCCCTCCGCGACCACGACGTCCACCCAGGCCACCTCGACGTCGACCTTCCCCTCGCCGCGTACACCGAACTCCGCCGGCAAGCCGCCGCCGAAAACCGCACCCCCGGAAGCGTTCTCGCCGACGCACTCGCCGCCTACGACCCCGAACGCTACGACTGATCCTCTCGAACCACCGTCGCCGTGACCGGCGACCCCTCGAACACCGACTTCGCGACGTCCCCGCCGAACAGTCGGTCGACCACCGACCCGCCGTGACTCCCGACGACGACCACGTCGAACGCCGCGGCTCGCTCCACGATGGCCTTCGCGGGTCGCCCCGCCAGCACGTCCGTTTCTATCTCCGCGTCGTAGTCCGAAGCGATCGCTCTCGCACGTTCGAGGACCGTTTCGGCGCGTTCCGCCATCGCCCCCTCGGTGTCCGCTTCGAGCGCGAGACTCGCCGCCTGACCCATCATCGACGACGCTCCGCCGACCACGTGGACGACGGCGATCTCCGCGGACGGATAGACCTCCAGCGCGTGCCGAAGCGCCTGCTCGGCCATCTCGGAGTCGCCCATCGGAACCAAGACGCGTGATACCATACACCGCACTCGTGCGGAAGACGGTTAATTCCTGTCGCCCCGTCGCATTCGTCACTCCCCATCGAGGAACCCGACCGCCGCGTCCGCAATCACCGCAGCCGCCTCGCGCACTTCGGTGACGTCGACCGTCTCGTCCGGGAAGTGCGCCTGATCGATACTCCCCGGACCGAACACGACCGTCGGAATCCCCGCCGCCACGTAGTGCCGGGAGTCCGCACCGTACGTCGCCCCGTGCGGTTCGTCGTCCAGACCCGCGCTCGTCATCGCATCGCGGACCGCGTCCACGACCGGCTCGTCGACGTCGACCGCCGCCGGCTCGAACTGGATACCCTCGCGCTCGAACACCGGCGGATTGTCTCGCGTCCACGCGTCCGCGTCCGCGACCGCACGCAACCGCTCGCGGACCGCGCCCTCGACCTCGTCGACCGTCTCCCCGGGCGCGACACCCACCCGGACGCCCGCCTCGAGCGCCGCCGGCACCGACGACGCCCACTCGCCCGCGCGAACCGTTCCGACGTTCACCGGCCACCGGATCGGGAACTCGTCGTACAGCGGATGCGTGATGGTCTCGTCGCGCTCACGCTCGAACGCACGCAACGCTTCGTGAACGCGCTCGAAGTGCTCGATTGCGCTCTCGCCACGCCACCGCGTCGCCGCGTGCGCACTCCGCCCCTCCAACCGGATCTCGCCCATGAGACTCCCCTCGACCGCCGTGATACAGTCCAGCTCGGTCGGTTCCGCGACGATGCACGCGTCGCGCTCGAAGTCGTACGGCGAATCCAACGCAGCACTCGCCGCACCGATCCCACCCTCCTCCTCGCCAGCGACCGCCTCCACGACGAGACGGCCGTCGAGCCCGCGGTCGCGAGCACGCTCGGCGGCCGCACGCGCCGCGAACGCCGCCGCGACCACCCCGCCCTTCATGTCCGCCGCACCACGCGCCGTGAGTTCGTCGCCGTTCCACGTCGCCTCGAACGGCGGACTCGACCACGATCCCTCCGACGCCGGCACGACGTCCACGTGCCCGTTCAGGACGAGCGTCCGCCCCGCATCCGGATCGCCGAACTCGAGGACGCCGCCGACGCTCGGCCGATCCGCGACGTCAATCGCCGCCGGGTCGTCCGGGAACGACGGATGCTCCGCGAGCACGTTCGCGTCCGCCTCCCACGTCACCGTCTCGAACCCCCACTCCTCGAGCCGATCACGGAACCACGCGACCACCGCAGCCTCCTCACCCGGCGTCGACGCATACTCCACGATCGACGACAACACTGACCGCACCTCGCCACCATCCACCGCATCCAGTGACTCCATACGAGGACGCTCACCCAGCACGCTCCTAAGCGTTCTCCACTGCATCGACAATCCTTAAATACGCGCGACCGAAACCAACCCACGAGGGCCGGTAGCTCAGTTGGCAGAGCGTCTGGCTTTTAACCAGACGGTCGGGGGTTCAAGTCCCTCCCGGCCCGCTACTTCGCGCTGCGAACGACGGTGAGCAGCGCGAATCGGAACGGGAGGACTTGAATCAGGGAGCGGAGCGAATGAAGTGAGCGAAGTGACCGTGGTTCAAGTCCCTCCCGGCCCGCTCTTGCGAGGGTCCCGCGAACGGAGTGAGCGGGACGTCGAAGCGTGTACGCTTCGGAAGACGAACGTGCCGAGCGGAGCGGCCACGGAGGGACTGAACCCTGCGAGTCGCGCGTAGCGAACGAATGTGAGCGAAGTGACCGTGGTTCAAGTCCCTCCCGGTCCGTCGCGTCGAGCTACGGGTGACGACGCGTAGCGCGGCGTGGAGAACGCGCAGTGGCGAGCGCTGGTCGTGAGATGCGTGAGAGAAGCCGTCGACTCGAGGTGGCGAGCGTTACTCCTTACGGGGGAGGAACGCGAGCCCGAGCAGGAGGACGATAGTCGTGGTACTCCCGATCGTGATCCCCCAGACGCCGTTGATGCGGTCGTGGAACCGACTCTCCTTCCGGATGGTGTCCTGGAGCGCTTGCTGCTGGTTCTCGCCCTGCCCCAGGCGGACGGTATCGTTGTCCTCGAAGTGAACGACGTACGGCTGTCCGTTCAGGGAGACGTTCTGGTGGTTCGCCGCGGCGACCTCGTTCGTCGTCGGCGCAATCCACTCGAGACGCACGGAACTGTTCGAGACGTTCGCAACCGTCGTCTGGTTCCCACTACGGTCGATCGTCTCCGACTCGCGGAGCGTCACGTTCTGGATCGACTCGTTCGACGAATTCGAGACGAACGCCGTAACCGCGACGTCCTGTCGACCACCCTCGTCCGGCGCACTATCGATGTACTGGACGCCACCATCCCACGCAGGCCGATACTGCTCGGTCGGCTCCCAACGAAGGAGAACGCGATCAGTCCCGTTCTCCGGCAGGACGCGCCGCGTCTGATTCTCGTACTCGACCGTCGAATTCGCCGCCCACGTCTCCGAGTACTCCGCCGACTCGTTCGTCCACTCGAAGACGATCTCGTACGACACACCACCACCGCCACCGTGACCACCGCCCTCTTCGGCCGTCGCGGACACCGACGCGACCGTGTACGTCCGACCATCGACCGTCACGGTATCACCCTCCTCGATCTCGCGTACGTCGTCACCACTGATCGTGACGTCGGGCGCGTCCGCAGTCGCGATGAACGCGTACGACCCGGCAGCGATCACGAGAAAGAACGCGATATACGCCGCCGCTGCTCGTCGTTGCATAATCGAAGCGAAGGACGCACTCGGTATAACGGTTACTAACTGCGCACGAGCACGAAACACGACACCGACGCCGACCACACCACCCACCAGCACGAACCACTCACCGAAGCCATCCACCAGAACACCACAGAGAACACTCACGAACAACGAACGCGAACAGCGAGAAGCCAAGGGCCGGATTTGAACCGGCGGGGGTGCGG is part of the Halorubellus sp. JP-L1 genome and harbors:
- a CDS encoding universal stress protein, translated to MVSRVLVPMGDSEMAEQALRHALEVYPSAEIAVVHVVGGASSMMGQAASLALEADTEGAMAERAETVLERARAIASDYDAEIETDVLAGRPAKAIVERAAAFDVVVVGSHGGSVVDRLFGGDVAKSVFEGSPVTATVVREDQS
- a CDS encoding ArgE/DapE family deacylase, encoding MESLDAVDGGEVRSVLSSIVEYASTPGEEAAVVAWFRDRLEEWGFETVTWEADANVLAEHPSFPDDPAAIDVADRPSVGGVLEFGDPDAGRTLVLNGHVDVVPASEGSWSSPPFEATWNGDELTARGAADMKGGVVAAAFAARAAAERARDRGLDGRLVVEAVAGEEEGGIGAASAALDSPYDFERDACIVAEPTELDCITAVEGSLMGEIRLEGRSAHAATRWRGESAIEHFERVHEALRAFERERDETITHPLYDEFPIRWPVNVGTVRAGEWASSVPAALEAGVRVGVAPGETVDEVEGAVRERLRAVADADAWTRDNPPVFEREGIQFEPAAVDVDEPVVDAVRDAMTSAGLDDEPHGATYGADSRHYVAAGIPTVVFGPGSIDQAHFPDETVDVTEVREAAAVIADAAVGFLDGE